One Nostoc punctiforme PCC 73102 DNA window includes the following coding sequences:
- a CDS encoding ADP-ribosylglycohydrolase family protein → MSTLQEYGEINQDYLAQSFAKQYDSQRGYGAAMHRLLTQICNGESWQKLASSLFNGQGSYGNGAAMRVAPIGAFFAEDLDLVVKQAQASAEITHTHPEAIADAIAVAVAAAWAWRLKDSLPSKEDFLNLVLPYVPESEVSAKIHQAVNLSENTSVQLAAAILGNGTHVSAQDTVPFALWCAAQHLDNYEEALWLTVSGLGDRDTTCAIAGGIVAVSTGVEGIPTAWVQAREPLPKGDRETITLFRPTGPKELALIKESGDSEFPPRLPEQPIFYPVLNEEYAAQIARNWNAASTDTGYIGYVTRFQVRAEFLSRYSVKTVGGSIHQEYWIPAEDLPEFNRNIVGLIEVIAEFRQSTT, encoded by the coding sequence GTGTCAACTCTCCAAGAATACGGGGAAATTAACCAAGATTATCTGGCACAAAGCTTTGCCAAACAATACGATAGCCAACGGGGTTATGGTGCAGCGATGCACAGGCTGTTAACGCAAATATGCAATGGCGAATCTTGGCAGAAATTGGCAAGTAGTCTGTTCAACGGACAAGGTTCTTATGGAAATGGAGCAGCAATGCGCGTTGCACCGATAGGGGCGTTCTTTGCCGAAGATTTGGATTTAGTTGTCAAGCAAGCACAAGCCAGCGCCGAAATCACTCACACTCATCCAGAAGCGATCGCAGATGCAATTGCCGTAGCAGTTGCTGCTGCTTGGGCGTGGAGACTCAAAGATTCTTTACCCAGCAAAGAAGATTTTCTCAACCTTGTCTTACCTTATGTTCCAGAAAGTGAGGTAAGTGCAAAAATTCATCAGGCTGTGAATTTGTCGGAAAACACATCAGTGCAATTAGCAGCGGCAATCTTAGGAAATGGCACTCATGTCTCAGCACAAGATACAGTCCCCTTTGCACTATGGTGTGCTGCCCAACATCTTGACAACTACGAAGAAGCTCTGTGGTTAACTGTAAGTGGCTTGGGAGATAGAGATACTACTTGTGCGATCGCGGGTGGTATTGTGGCGGTATCTACAGGTGTAGAAGGTATTCCCACGGCATGGGTGCAAGCACGAGAACCTTTGCCCAAGGGCGATCGAGAAACAATCACTCTTTTCCGTCCCACTGGGCCAAAAGAACTGGCTTTGATTAAAGAAAGTGGCGATAGTGAATTTCCTCCACGATTACCTGAACAGCCTATTTTCTACCCGGTACTTAACGAAGAATACGCCGCACAAATTGCCCGTAACTGGAATGCGGCAAGTACTGACACAGGATATATCGGCTATGTGACACGTTTTCAGGTGCGTGCAGAGTTTTTAAGCCGCTACTCCGTAAAAACTGTAGGCGGTTCCATACATCAGGAATATTGGATACCTGCGGAAGATTTACCTGAATTCAACCGTAATATCGTTGGTTTGATCGAAGTAATAGCAGAATTTCGCCAATCAACAACTTGA
- a CDS encoding site-2 protease family protein: MQYLIYPIAIYVLLTVIRYLILFLLLCKSHIQYPKYQITKADTVPIYLKDLFQTPIKELEKFGFLPCSYLQYQPITKAYEQTNWELLLYHKALKSYATVVIRRLAEPVNLFDIEFYTFFKDRTLLLTVNGKQHGLIGEFPNTIVQDVYTSKVSVQWQTHQDCLKQLTTSKTACGLSPESFAQALQIQMSGYVSNLAKTGKISPIKGTELFQIHWLTVLRSLNPMTQGNKKAANIIKQRRQQAKTDSSILQEIPIELEVEGFKQMQYTETGLVGKKFRSWLLLGSLGLFIASYTSFLTPQSVVIFIAVLFFHEGGHLLAMKLFGYRDTSVLFVPFLGALATARKDDATLTQKFWISLAGPLPGLILGIGLAILAPFSSGYPDWVQKTSWTLIFLNLFNLLPIYPLDGGQIADLLLFSRFPYIGVLFKVFGVIILGFLGKDRPMMLLFAMLIAMGIPNSFRSAKINQKFQKELRLNPPIDQENILHFIFKYLKQLGYGNLPFSKRYTLVKGLIQQQYESRSKWKTRVFLLVIYCVTLLGGMVGILQAMAPSWVNLLTYYSQNSQQRLEQSRKNRQQQIELTTAALRANPNDVNAYIKRSRARLGLHDYKGALADYEQIIRLKPQDIQTRFIRARLRSQLKDYKGAIADANYVIQLNPKQPQAYMLRSEIRRHLGDNQGAIADTQTASNLFKEAMDEEDPS; this comes from the coding sequence ATGCAATACCTAATCTACCCGATCGCAATTTACGTTCTACTGACTGTTATTCGCTATCTCATTCTCTTTTTACTACTTTGCAAGTCTCATATTCAATATCCCAAGTACCAGATTACAAAGGCTGATACAGTTCCTATTTATTTAAAAGATTTATTTCAAACTCCCATTAAAGAACTAGAGAAATTCGGCTTTCTTCCATGCAGCTATTTGCAATATCAACCAATCACCAAAGCCTATGAGCAAACAAATTGGGAACTTCTTTTATATCACAAAGCACTCAAAAGCTATGCCACAGTAGTTATTCGTCGTTTAGCCGAACCTGTCAATTTATTCGATATAGAGTTTTATACCTTTTTTAAAGATAGAACTTTATTGCTGACTGTCAACGGCAAACAGCATGGACTTATAGGTGAGTTTCCTAACACTATTGTTCAGGATGTTTATACCAGCAAAGTATCAGTACAATGGCAGACTCATCAAGATTGTCTCAAACAATTAACTACCAGCAAAACAGCTTGTGGTTTATCACCAGAGTCTTTTGCACAAGCACTACAGATACAGATGAGTGGCTATGTTAGTAACTTAGCCAAGACGGGAAAAATATCACCAATCAAGGGAACAGAGTTATTTCAGATACATTGGCTAACAGTCCTGCGATCGCTTAACCCAATGACGCAGGGTAACAAGAAAGCAGCAAATATCATCAAGCAACGCAGACAACAAGCCAAAACTGATTCCAGCATTTTACAAGAAATCCCTATAGAACTGGAAGTAGAGGGATTTAAACAAATGCAATATACCGAAACTGGTCTGGTGGGTAAAAAATTTCGTAGTTGGCTTTTGTTGGGTAGTTTAGGGTTGTTTATCGCCAGTTATACAAGTTTTCTTACTCCACAAAGTGTGGTGATTTTCATCGCTGTACTGTTTTTCCATGAAGGCGGACATTTATTGGCGATGAAACTGTTTGGCTATCGTGATACCTCTGTTTTATTCGTACCGTTTTTAGGCGCTTTAGCAACTGCCCGTAAAGATGACGCTACACTCACCCAAAAATTTTGGATATCTTTAGCAGGGCCATTACCAGGGTTAATTTTGGGGATTGGCTTGGCGATCCTTGCACCTTTTAGCAGTGGTTATCCTGATTGGGTACAAAAAACAAGTTGGACGCTGATATTTCTAAACTTGTTTAATCTACTCCCGATTTATCCTCTCGATGGAGGACAAATTGCTGATTTACTGCTGTTTTCCCGTTTCCCTTACATTGGTGTTTTATTTAAAGTCTTTGGTGTGATTATCTTAGGATTTCTAGGAAAAGATAGACCAATGATGTTGTTATTTGCGATGTTGATCGCTATGGGCATCCCTAATAGCTTTCGCAGCGCTAAAATTAATCAGAAATTTCAAAAAGAACTACGACTAAATCCACCCATAGATCAGGAAAATATTCTGCATTTCATATTTAAGTATCTGAAGCAACTCGGATATGGAAATTTGCCTTTCAGTAAAAGATACACCTTAGTAAAGGGATTGATTCAACAGCAGTACGAATCCCGTAGTAAATGGAAAACTAGAGTTTTTCTATTAGTTATATACTGTGTAACCTTGTTAGGTGGAATGGTAGGCATTCTGCAAGCTATGGCTCCTAGCTGGGTAAATTTATTGACTTATTACTCTCAAAATTCTCAGCAAAGACTTGAGCAGAGTAGAAAAAATAGACAACAACAAATTGAGCTTACAACTGCTGCTTTACGTGCAAATCCCAATGATGTTAATGCTTATATCAAGCGATCGCGGGCGCGTTTGGGACTGCATGACTACAAAGGCGCATTAGCAGATTACGAGCAAATTATCCGCTTAAAACCTCAAGATATTCAAACTCGCTTCATCCGCGCCAGACTTCGTTCTCAATTAAAAGATTACAAAGGTGCGATCGCTGATGCTAACTATGTAATTCAGCTAAATCCTAAACAACCACAAGCATATATGCTACGTAGTGAAATTCGCCGTCACTTGGGAGATAATCAAGGAGCGATCGCAGACACACAAACAGCAAGTAATCTTTTTAAAGAAGCTATGGATGAGGAAGACCCTAGTTGA
- a CDS encoding aminopeptidase P N-terminal domain-containing protein — protein MQAEYRQRREQLMAKIGDGTAIFRSAPMAVMHNDVEYVYRQDSDFFYLTGFNEPQAVAVLAPHHSEHRFVLFVQPKDREKEVWTGYLCGVDAAKEIYGADEAYPISELDEKLPQYLEKASRIYYHLGRDRNFNDQILKHYQSLLRTYPKRGTGPIAIEDTGPVLNSMRLIKSEAELGLMRQAVAIATEAHNYAQEIAAPGRYEYEIQAEMERIFRVRGGMGPAYPSIVASGVNACVLHYIENNRQMQNGELLLIDAGCAYGYYNSDITRTFPIGGKFTPEQKMLYEIVLEAQKQAIAQVKPGNPFKLVHDTAVRVITEGLVELGILKGEIDKLIEEEKYKPYYMHRTSHWLGLDVHDVGVYQHGQDKPQILQPGQILTVEPGLYIVPDTKLAEDQPETDPRWVGIGIRIEDDVLVTPDGHEVLTAGVPKAVNEVER, from the coding sequence ATGCAAGCAGAATATCGGCAGCGTCGTGAGCAGTTAATGGCAAAAATTGGTGATGGCACAGCCATTTTTCGCAGTGCGCCAATGGCAGTGATGCACAACGATGTCGAGTATGTTTATCGCCAAGACAGTGATTTCTTCTACCTGACTGGTTTTAATGAACCACAGGCAGTAGCAGTGTTAGCGCCGCATCATTCAGAACATCGGTTTGTGCTGTTTGTCCAACCGAAGGATCGCGAAAAAGAAGTATGGACTGGTTATCTTTGTGGGGTAGATGCAGCCAAGGAAATTTATGGTGCTGATGAAGCGTACCCCATTAGCGAGTTAGATGAAAAGTTGCCGCAGTATTTGGAAAAAGCCAGCCGCATTTACTATCACTTAGGACGCGATCGCAATTTTAACGATCAAATTCTCAAACATTACCAAAGTTTACTACGGACTTACCCTAAGCGCGGTACTGGCCCGATCGCTATTGAAGATACTGGCCCTGTTCTCAACAGCATGAGACTTATTAAAAGTGAAGCTGAGTTGGGGTTAATGCGTCAAGCGGTTGCGATCGCCACGGAAGCACACAATTACGCCCAAGAAATCGCCGCACCCGGACGTTATGAGTACGAAATTCAGGCGGAGATGGAACGGATCTTTCGAGTCCGGGGTGGGATGGGGCCAGCTTATCCTTCGATTGTGGCTTCTGGCGTGAATGCTTGCGTACTTCACTACATCGAAAATAATCGTCAAATGCAGAATGGAGAATTACTGCTAATTGATGCCGGTTGTGCTTACGGTTATTACAACTCGGATATTACGCGGACATTTCCTATTGGGGGTAAATTTACGCCAGAACAAAAGATGCTGTATGAGATTGTATTGGAGGCGCAAAAACAAGCGATCGCTCAAGTAAAACCAGGTAATCCCTTCAAATTAGTTCACGATACAGCAGTGCGCGTTATCACTGAAGGTTTAGTTGAACTTGGCATTCTCAAAGGTGAAATTGATAAGTTAATTGAAGAAGAGAAATATAAGCCATATTATATGCACCGCACCAGTCATTGGTTAGGTTTGGATGTTCATGATGTGGGAGTTTACCAGCACGGTCAAGACAAACCGCAGATTTTACAACCAGGCCAAATTCTGACAGTGGAACCGGGATTATATATTGTGCCTGACACGAAACTAGCAGAAGACCAACCAGAGACCGATCCTCGATGGGTTGGCATTGGTATTCGCATTGAGGATGATGTGTTAGTTACACCTGATGGACATGAAGTATTAACTGCGGGAGTTCCCAAGGCAGTGAATGAAGTGGAAAGATAA
- a CDS encoding ADP-ribosylglycohydrolase family protein, translating into MSTTNDLRLLRAQSSLEGLSVGDAFGERFFLHPDVVESLIVSRAIPASPWYYTDDTQMAL; encoded by the coding sequence ATGTCAACAACTAACGATCTTCGCCTGCTTCGCGCTCAATCCTCCCTTGAAGGTTTATCAGTGGGTGATGCTTTTGGAGAGCGATTTTTTCTGCATCCAGATGTGGTGGAAAGTCTGATTGTTAGCCGTGCTATCCCTGCATCACCTTGGTACTACACTGACGATACCCAGATGGCGCTCTAA
- a CDS encoding diacylglycerol kinase family protein, protein MSPKISSSPTPTSLQTLVSNEREFSWKVASNLFVSFKYAWAGISYSFQTQRNFRIHVSVCALAIGLSVFLHLQAVEIAVIGITSGLVLALELLNTAIESLVDLTVKQTYHELAKIAKDCAAGAVLVSALVAVLVAGTLLLPPLVRLIISAL, encoded by the coding sequence ATGTCCCCAAAAATTTCTTCATCACCAACGCCTACCTCGTTACAAACACTGGTGTCTAACGAACGGGAATTTTCCTGGAAAGTAGCCTCTAATTTATTTGTTAGTTTTAAATATGCCTGGGCTGGAATCAGCTATAGTTTTCAAACTCAACGTAATTTTCGCATCCACGTAAGCGTTTGTGCTTTAGCTATCGGTTTAAGCGTATTTTTGCACCTGCAAGCTGTAGAAATAGCGGTAATTGGTATAACTAGTGGTTTAGTTTTGGCATTAGAGTTACTAAATACAGCGATCGAGTCTCTTGTGGACTTAACCGTTAAGCAGACATATCATGAATTAGCAAAAATTGCTAAAGATTGTGCGGCTGGTGCAGTTCTTGTCTCTGCTTTGGTAGCGGTGCTGGTAGCTGGTACGCTATTGCTCCCTCCTCTGGTAAGGTTAATTATATCCGCTTTATAA
- a CDS encoding MBL fold metallo-hydrolase gives MKRRQLMGYAGAGLATALVTTLGSKSQADAQSSGLSVQWLGHTCFLFTGGGAKILVNPFRTVGCTAKYRLPKVAADLVLISSQLLDEGAVDVLPGNAKLIYEPGVYEFKGIKFQGIAIDHDRKGGKQFGSNTAWSWKQGGINILHLGGAAAPISIEQKILMGRPDVLFIPVGGSAKAYNAQEAKQAIQVLNPKLVIPTHYRTQAADAAKCDISPLDDFLTLMQGTTVRRSNGDSISISPSKLPEKGEIQVLTYKF, from the coding sequence ATGAAACGACGACAGTTGATGGGCTATGCTGGGGCGGGGTTGGCCACAGCTTTAGTTACTACCTTGGGTTCTAAATCTCAAGCTGACGCACAATCTAGCGGTTTATCAGTTCAGTGGTTGGGTCATACTTGCTTTCTTTTTACTGGTGGTGGTGCAAAAATTCTCGTCAATCCATTTCGGACGGTTGGCTGTACTGCTAAATATCGACTACCAAAAGTTGCAGCAGATTTGGTACTGATTAGCAGTCAATTGCTGGATGAAGGTGCGGTAGACGTACTACCGGGAAATGCAAAACTCATCTACGAACCAGGAGTTTATGAGTTTAAAGGTATTAAGTTCCAAGGAATTGCCATAGACCACGATCGCAAAGGTGGTAAGCAATTTGGCTCAAATACTGCTTGGAGTTGGAAGCAAGGCGGGATTAATATCTTACACTTAGGGGGAGCCGCTGCACCTATTTCCATCGAGCAAAAAATCTTGATGGGACGACCCGATGTACTATTTATTCCAGTGGGAGGCAGTGCAAAAGCCTACAATGCTCAAGAAGCAAAGCAGGCTATTCAAGTATTAAATCCCAAGCTGGTGATTCCGACCCATTACCGGACACAAGCGGCTGATGCTGCTAAGTGTGATATTTCACCACTTGATGATTTTTTGACCTTAATGCAAGGTACGACAGTGCGGCGTAGTAATGGAGATAGTATTTCCATTAGCCCTAGTAAATTGCCAGAAAAGGGTGAAATTCAGGTTTTGACTTACAAGTTTTGA
- a CDS encoding FG-GAP repeat domain-containing protein gives MFGNQNTSKTLNAQWTQTSEKIQALSSPLDSVTPLSSDSFLGSKSSYQPQQSAVVSANPNPNPYLTSAAIVPDFNGDGKTDKVWVDSTTGEIVIRLMDGTKVVEQGSLGQFDLSAYDYKIADFNADGKTDFLLRNKTTGENSIVLMDGTRVGSAAALSSVDPAWSPQIGDFNGDRKTDIFWHNATTGENAIWEMDGTTVVNATVLDTTDTALTPTIVDFDGNGKSDIFWRNATTGDNSAWFMDGAQKTEFALQSQDAAWTASVGDFNGDLSTDILWRNAQTGENKVWTMRGILVTEGALGTLDSSWTSKIGDFNGDGKTDIFWHNGTTGANTAWLMDGTTVATEAFLPANNAALTPSLGDFNGDGKTDIYWRDQTAGSDNIWTIDGTTAVENPISDADKLGPQWYTF, from the coding sequence ATGTTTGGAAATCAAAATACTTCAAAAACTTTGAATGCACAATGGACGCAAACTTCCGAAAAAATACAAGCATTATCATCTCCTCTTGATAGCGTAACTCCTCTAAGTTCTGATTCGTTTTTGGGAAGTAAGAGTTCCTACCAACCACAACAATCTGCGGTGGTGTCAGCAAATCCTAATCCTAATCCTTACTTAACCAGTGCGGCGATTGTTCCTGACTTCAACGGTGATGGTAAAACAGATAAAGTTTGGGTCGATTCTACAACTGGTGAAATTGTCATTCGGTTGATGGATGGCACAAAAGTTGTCGAACAGGGTTCTTTGGGTCAATTTGACCTATCCGCCTATGATTACAAAATTGCTGATTTCAATGCTGATGGTAAAACCGACTTCTTATTACGCAATAAGACAACCGGTGAGAACAGCATTGTGCTGATGGATGGAACTAGAGTTGGTTCTGCGGCTGCTCTATCTAGCGTTGATCCAGCCTGGAGTCCTCAGATTGGGGATTTCAACGGCGATCGCAAAACCGATATCTTCTGGCATAATGCTACAACCGGTGAGAACGCTATTTGGGAGATGGATGGCACCACAGTTGTGAATGCAACTGTTCTAGACACTACAGACACAGCTCTAACTCCTACCATTGTTGATTTCGATGGCAATGGCAAGAGCGATATTTTCTGGCGCAATGCGACAACTGGCGATAACAGCGCTTGGTTTATGGATGGTGCCCAAAAGACTGAATTTGCGCTGCAATCCCAAGATGCAGCCTGGACTGCTAGCGTTGGTGATTTCAACGGCGATTTAAGCACTGACATTCTGTGGAGAAACGCTCAAACAGGTGAGAACAAGGTTTGGACGATGAGAGGCATCTTAGTCACAGAAGGCGCTTTGGGAACACTTGACTCATCTTGGACTTCCAAAATTGGTGATTTCAACGGTGATGGTAAGACCGATATTTTCTGGCACAATGGAACCACAGGTGCGAACACCGCTTGGTTGATGGATGGTACAACAGTTGCGACTGAAGCTTTCTTACCAGCTAATAACGCGGCCTTAACACCATCCCTTGGTGATTTCAACGGCGACGGTAAGACCGATATCTACTGGCGCGATCAGACTGCAGGTTCAGACAACATTTGGACTATAGATGGAACAACAGCCGTTGAGAATCCCATCAGCGATGCAGATAAGCTTGGCCCACAGTGGTATACATTCTAA
- a CDS encoding anthranilate synthase component II — translation MIIVIDNYDSFTYNLVQYLGELAAEFSVADDIKVFRNDKISIDEIRALKPEAVVISPGPGRPEDAGISLELIEQLGQELPILGVCLGHQSIGQVFGGKIIPAPELMHGKTSQVSHTGVGVFRGLENPLIATRYHSLVIERETCPDVLEITAWVEDNTIMGVRHRNYPHIQGVQFHPESVLTSSGKQLLRNFLEQLQSRA, via the coding sequence TTGATTATAGTTATCGACAATTACGACAGTTTTACATATAACTTAGTGCAATATCTGGGAGAATTGGCAGCAGAATTCTCAGTAGCAGATGATATTAAAGTTTTTCGTAACGACAAGATATCCATAGATGAGATTCGGGCATTAAAGCCGGAAGCCGTAGTGATTTCTCCTGGGCCTGGCCGCCCGGAAGATGCGGGTATATCCTTAGAATTGATTGAACAGCTAGGACAAGAGTTGCCAATTTTGGGTGTCTGTTTGGGACATCAAAGCATCGGTCAAGTATTCGGTGGTAAAATAATTCCTGCTCCAGAGTTGATGCATGGCAAAACCTCTCAGGTATCTCACACTGGGGTGGGGGTTTTTCGGGGATTAGAAAATCCTCTCATCGCCACTAGGTATCATAGTTTGGTAATCGAACGTGAGACTTGCCCAGATGTGTTAGAAATCACCGCTTGGGTTGAAGATAACACCATCATGGGAGTGCGACACCGGAACTATCCTCACATTCAGGGTGTCCAGTTTCACCCAGAGAGTGTCCTGACATCTTCAGGAAAACAGTTATTACGAAATTTTCTCGAACAGTTACAGTCAAGAGCATAA